In Arthrobacter sp. QXT-31, one genomic interval encodes:
- the pstS gene encoding phosphate ABC transporter substrate-binding protein PstS — protein sequence MKALRFGRHAAIAVIAAGALALTACGSDNATGTAPEGSAPAGGAKVTGTLTGIGSSAQGAAMDVWKTNFASANQGATVQYSPDGSGAGRKAIIDGSAQFAGSDAFLKDEELESAKKVCGPDGAIEIPVYISPIAIAFNLPDITELKLDAPTAAKIFRGEIAKWNDPAIAALNPDAKLPDLAVTPVSRSDDSGTTKNFTEYLSAAAPDVWKDKADGIWPASLKGENAKGTSGVVKTVTDTPGAVTYADDSAVGGKLGIAEIKVGSEFVKISPEAASKAVDAGKPVEGRGENGGAIELDRTTTEAGAYPVVLVSYHIVCSSYDKQETVDLVKAFETYVVSEEGQKAAAESAKSAPISAALTEKATKAIESIKVKS from the coding sequence GTGAAGGCACTCCGCTTCGGCCGCCACGCGGCAATCGCAGTTATCGCCGCTGGCGCACTCGCGCTCACCGCCTGTGGTTCAGACAATGCCACGGGCACCGCCCCGGAAGGCAGCGCCCCCGCTGGCGGCGCCAAGGTCACCGGCACCCTGACCGGCATCGGCTCCTCCGCGCAGGGCGCGGCCATGGATGTGTGGAAGACCAACTTCGCCTCCGCCAACCAGGGCGCCACCGTGCAGTACTCCCCGGACGGCTCCGGCGCCGGACGCAAGGCCATCATCGACGGTTCTGCTCAGTTCGCGGGCTCCGACGCCTTCCTCAAGGATGAGGAACTGGAATCGGCCAAGAAGGTCTGCGGCCCCGACGGCGCCATCGAGATCCCGGTCTACATCTCGCCGATCGCCATCGCCTTCAACCTGCCGGACATCACCGAGCTGAAACTGGATGCCCCCACCGCAGCCAAGATCTTCCGCGGCGAGATCGCCAAGTGGAACGACCCCGCCATCGCAGCCCTGAACCCGGACGCGAAGCTCCCGGACCTCGCCGTCACCCCGGTAAGCCGTTCTGACGACTCCGGCACCACCAAGAACTTCACCGAGTACCTCTCGGCTGCCGCTCCGGACGTCTGGAAGGACAAGGCTGACGGCATCTGGCCTGCCTCGCTCAAGGGCGAGAACGCCAAGGGCACCTCCGGCGTCGTCAAGACCGTCACCGACACCCCGGGCGCCGTGACCTACGCCGATGACTCCGCCGTCGGAGGCAAGCTGGGCATCGCCGAGATCAAGGTCGGCTCCGAGTTCGTCAAGATCTCCCCGGAAGCTGCCTCCAAGGCAGTGGACGCCGGCAAGCCGGTTGAAGGCCGCGGCGAAAACGGCGGTGCCATCGAGCTCGACCGCACCACCACCGAGGCCGGTGCCTACCCCGTGGTCCTGGTTTCCTACCACATCGTCTGCTCCAGCTACGACAAGCAGGAAACCGTTGACCTGGTCAAGGCCTTCGAGACCTATGTAGTTTCCGAAGAGGGCCAGAAGGCTGCCGCAGAGTCCGCCAAGTCGGCTCCGATTTCCGCAGCGCTGACCGAAAAGGCCACCAAGGCTATCGAATCCATCAAGGTCAAGTCGTAG
- the pstB gene encoding phosphate ABC transporter ATP-binding protein PstB — MSKRIDVKDLNVYYGNFLAVEDVSINIEAKSVTAFIGPSGCGKSTFLRTLNRMHEVLPGARVEGEVLLDGDNLYGPGVDPVTVRSQIGMVFQRPNPFPTMSIRDNVLAGVKLNNQKISKGEADALVERSLRGANLWNEVKDRLEKPGSGLSGGQQQRLCIARAIAVEPQVILMDEPCSALDPISTLAVEDLINELKDEYTVVIVTHNMQQAARVSDRTAFFNIAGTGKPGKLIEFAETSTIFNNPSQKATEDYVSGRFG; from the coding sequence ATGTCCAAGCGCATCGACGTCAAAGACCTGAACGTGTACTACGGCAATTTCCTGGCCGTCGAAGACGTCAGCATCAACATCGAGGCCAAGTCCGTGACGGCGTTCATTGGCCCCTCTGGCTGCGGCAAGTCCACCTTCCTGCGCACGCTGAACCGCATGCACGAGGTGCTGCCGGGTGCCCGAGTTGAGGGTGAGGTGCTCCTCGACGGCGACAACCTGTACGGCCCCGGCGTGGACCCGGTGACGGTCCGCTCCCAGATCGGCATGGTGTTCCAGCGGCCCAACCCGTTCCCCACCATGTCCATCCGGGACAACGTCCTGGCCGGCGTGAAGCTGAACAACCAGAAGATCTCCAAGGGCGAGGCGGATGCCCTGGTGGAGCGCTCGCTCCGCGGCGCCAACCTCTGGAACGAGGTCAAGGACCGCCTGGAGAAGCCGGGCTCGGGACTGTCCGGCGGCCAGCAGCAGCGCCTCTGCATCGCCCGCGCCATCGCCGTGGAGCCGCAGGTGATCCTCATGGACGAGCCCTGCTCGGCCCTGGACCCGATCTCCACCCTCGCCGTTGAGGACCTCATCAACGAGCTCAAGGACGAATACACCGTGGTGATCGTGACCCACAACATGCAGCAGGCCGCCCGAGTCTCGGACAGGACGGCGTTCTTCAACATCGCCGGCACCGGCAAGCCCGGCAAGCTCATCGAGTTCGCCGAGACCAGCACCATCTTCAACAACCCGAGCCAGAAGGCCACCGAGGACTACGTCTCCGGCCGCTTCGGGTAA
- a CDS encoding inorganic phosphate transporter has product MTLAIFALVVLLTSAFSFLNGFRDVSTSVALAVRTRALTPTVAVLLAALFNLIGALLSAGLAVAISQNWISLPPGNSGLTIIAAGLASACAWGIFLWWRGVPSSSTHALVGGLAGAGTASVVVGGNSVGGVDQSLLFQVVLPLIFSPLIAFIGAYLLVFPVTWAARYTQPSVVNKRFRAAQSIAAGAVAFGHGLQDGQRVSAVLILALLAAGYSDGGSIPLWVALLSAATITAGTMFGGWRISHTIGYRLTRIDPLRGVVAQGFSALMLFVGAIGLHWPVSTTHTVTSSVLGAGENQQFATSDRKLVTRILALWVLTPVTTAAGAFILELALSPLISS; this is encoded by the coding sequence GTGACGCTGGCCATCTTCGCCCTGGTGGTGCTCCTCACTTCGGCTTTTTCCTTTCTCAACGGTTTTCGGGACGTGTCCACGTCTGTAGCCCTGGCCGTGCGCACCCGCGCCCTGACCCCCACCGTGGCCGTACTGCTGGCCGCCCTGTTCAACCTCATCGGCGCCCTTCTCAGCGCCGGCCTGGCCGTGGCCATCAGCCAGAACTGGATTTCCCTCCCGCCGGGGAACAGCGGACTGACCATCATCGCCGCCGGCCTCGCCAGCGCGTGCGCCTGGGGGATTTTCCTCTGGTGGCGGGGCGTTCCCTCCTCCTCCACGCATGCCTTGGTGGGCGGACTCGCGGGGGCCGGAACCGCCAGTGTGGTGGTGGGCGGCAATTCAGTGGGCGGCGTGGACCAGTCGCTCCTGTTCCAGGTGGTCCTCCCCCTGATCTTCTCGCCTCTTATCGCCTTCATCGGCGCCTACCTGCTGGTGTTTCCCGTCACCTGGGCCGCGCGTTACACCCAGCCGAGCGTGGTCAACAAGCGGTTCCGGGCCGCCCAGTCCATCGCCGCCGGCGCCGTGGCCTTTGGCCACGGGCTGCAGGACGGCCAGCGGGTCAGCGCGGTACTCATCCTTGCGCTGCTGGCTGCCGGCTATTCCGACGGCGGCTCGATTCCCCTGTGGGTGGCGCTGCTGTCCGCGGCGACAATCACGGCCGGCACGATGTTTGGCGGCTGGCGCATCTCGCACACCATCGGCTACCGCCTGACCCGGATCGATCCGCTGCGCGGCGTGGTGGCACAAGGCTTTAGCGCGCTCATGCTGTTCGTTGGCGCCATCGGGCTGCACTGGCCCGTGTCAACCACCCACACGGTCACGTCCTCAGTGCTCGGTGCAGGGGAAAACCAGCAGTTCGCCACCAGCGACCGGAAGCTGGTTACCCGGATCCTGGCACTGTGGGTCCTGACTCCGGTAACCACCGCCGCCGGGGCATTCATCCTCGAACTGGCTCTCTCCCCGCTGATCAGCAGCTAA
- the pstC gene encoding phosphate ABC transporter permease subunit PstC: MTTTSLTSSRGAGRAGDKVFSGAALAAGCLILAVLFGVALFLVIQALPAFTAPAEDIQGGEGFFAYIWPIVLGTLIAAIIALAIATPVSIGVALFISHFAPRGIASGLGYVIDLLAAIPSVIYGAWGAAFLAPQISPAYGWLAANMGWLPIFQGPASATGKTILTAGIVLSVMVIPIITSLSREIFLQTPKLHEEAALALGATRWEMIKMAVLPFARPGIISAVMLGLGRALGETMAVALVLSSGALTASLIQSGNQTIAAEIALNFPEASGLKVSTLIAAGLVLFVITLAVNMIARWIISRHKEFSGAN, encoded by the coding sequence ATGACCACCACCTCCCTGACCAGCTCCCGAGGCGCAGGCCGCGCCGGGGACAAAGTCTTCTCCGGAGCGGCCCTCGCGGCAGGCTGCCTGATCCTTGCCGTGCTGTTCGGCGTGGCGCTCTTCCTCGTCATCCAGGCGCTTCCGGCCTTCACAGCCCCCGCCGAGGACATCCAGGGCGGGGAGGGCTTCTTCGCCTACATCTGGCCGATCGTCCTGGGCACCCTCATCGCGGCCATCATCGCCCTGGCTATCGCCACGCCGGTGTCCATCGGCGTCGCCCTCTTCATCTCGCACTTCGCTCCGCGCGGCATCGCATCCGGCCTGGGCTATGTGATTGACCTGCTGGCCGCGATCCCCTCCGTTATCTACGGTGCCTGGGGCGCCGCCTTCCTGGCCCCGCAGATTTCGCCCGCCTACGGCTGGCTGGCCGCAAACATGGGCTGGCTGCCCATCTTCCAGGGACCGGCCTCCGCCACGGGCAAGACCATCCTGACCGCCGGCATCGTGCTGTCCGTCATGGTGATCCCCATCATCACGTCCCTCTCCCGCGAGATCTTCCTCCAGACCCCCAAGCTGCACGAGGAAGCCGCCCTTGCACTGGGCGCCACCCGTTGGGAAATGATCAAGATGGCGGTCCTGCCCTTCGCCCGCCCCGGCATCATCAGCGCCGTCATGCTGGGACTCGGCCGGGCGCTCGGCGAGACCATGGCCGTGGCGCTCGTGCTGTCCTCCGGCGCGCTCACCGCCAGCCTGATCCAGTCCGGCAACCAGACCATCGCCGCCGAGATCGCGCTGAACTTCCCGGAGGCCAGCGGCCTCAAGGTGAGCACGCTGATTGCCGCGGGCCTGGTCCTGTTCGTGATCACCCTCGCCGTCAATATGATCGCCCGGTGGATCATCAGCCGGCACAAAGAATTCTCGGGAGCCAACTAA
- a CDS encoding DUF1761 domain-containing protein: MVPEINIWAVLVATLSTMVVGSVWYTPKVFGNYWMRVAKVSPSGKAKDAVKPILITLAVSFVSALVLAGSVAIAQEFYGGSFLGNSLITAVILWAGFTAARFITHDAFEGRPAGLTALNCAHELVTYLVMGLVIGLFGV, translated from the coding sequence ATGGTTCCTGAAATCAACATCTGGGCGGTCCTGGTGGCGACGCTGTCCACCATGGTCGTCGGGTCGGTCTGGTACACGCCCAAGGTCTTCGGCAACTACTGGATGCGCGTGGCCAAGGTCTCGCCGAGCGGCAAAGCGAAAGATGCCGTCAAGCCCATCCTGATCACCCTGGCAGTGAGTTTCGTCAGCGCCCTTGTCCTGGCGGGATCGGTTGCCATCGCGCAGGAATTTTACGGCGGCAGCTTCCTGGGCAATTCGCTCATCACCGCCGTCATACTGTGGGCAGGCTTCACGGCGGCGCGCTTCATCACTCACGACGCCTTCGAGGGCCGCCCTGCCGGACTCACGGCACTGAACTGCGCCCATGAGCTCGTGACCTACCTGGTGATGGGCCTGGTCATCGGACTGTTCGGCGTCTAA
- a CDS encoding flavin reductase family protein has product MEISGPLDGHQLGEGPDADVDLYRRLSSDITAGVAVVSTRLRNRDYAATVSAFLSVSYDPPTMLVSLYAESRIGEAVEEAGTWALSVLSGKHQGTAAWLASPGTPLHGLLAQVPFRRGPATGSAVIDGCLAYFELRTVSVHPAATHLLVVGEVLAMGSGAEPSEAPDPLVHFGSEFRRLAP; this is encoded by the coding sequence ATGGAGATCTCAGGGCCGCTGGACGGGCACCAACTGGGTGAGGGTCCGGACGCCGATGTGGACCTGTACCGCAGGCTGAGTTCGGACATCACCGCCGGGGTTGCCGTCGTTTCCACCCGGCTGCGGAACCGGGACTACGCGGCCACGGTCAGCGCCTTCCTCTCTGTGTCCTACGACCCGCCGACCATGCTGGTCAGCCTGTACGCGGAGTCCCGCATCGGCGAGGCCGTGGAGGAGGCGGGCACCTGGGCGCTGAGCGTGCTGTCCGGCAAGCACCAGGGCACGGCGGCCTGGCTGGCCAGCCCCGGGACGCCGCTGCACGGGCTGCTCGCACAGGTGCCCTTCCGCCGCGGACCTGCCACCGGATCTGCGGTCATCGACGGCTGCCTCGCCTACTTCGAACTGCGCACGGTTTCGGTCCACCCGGCCGCCACCCACCTGCTGGTTGTGGGTGAGGTGCTGGCGATGGGCAGCGGCGCGGAACCGTCCGAGGCGCCGGACCCGCTGGTGCACTTCGGCTCGGAGTTCCGCCGGCTGGCGCCGTGA
- a CDS encoding nuclease PIN, translating into MKLRLFPQESAGLNLLAQLARQIVFASATMAEILGAPATEHNRLVEDMHNHEAKSAELHFALLTHMRSSFVNPLPREDMYALSQSLNEAIERLDAAAELVALYSLDRLPKRAADQLEIISRQAELTAEAMRRLNNLDDLEDYWIEVLRLAKRAERTHRIWVADMLKDMKSAQYARHRDVANQLVDVTKDMRRIATQVGSIIVKES; encoded by the coding sequence ATGAAGCTGCGCCTTTTTCCCCAGGAATCCGCAGGCCTGAACCTGCTTGCGCAGCTGGCCCGGCAGATAGTCTTTGCCAGCGCCACCATGGCGGAAATCCTGGGCGCCCCGGCCACTGAGCACAACCGGCTGGTGGAGGATATGCACAACCACGAGGCAAAATCGGCCGAGCTGCACTTCGCCCTCCTGACGCACATGCGCAGCAGCTTCGTGAATCCGCTCCCGCGCGAGGACATGTACGCCCTCTCCCAAAGTTTGAACGAAGCCATTGAGAGGCTGGATGCGGCGGCCGAGCTGGTGGCGCTGTACAGCCTGGACCGGCTGCCGAAGCGCGCGGCCGACCAACTGGAGATCATCAGCCGCCAGGCCGAGCTGACAGCCGAGGCCATGCGCCGGCTGAACAACCTGGACGACCTTGAGGATTACTGGATCGAGGTCCTTCGGCTGGCCAAGCGGGCCGAACGGACGCACCGGATCTGGGTCGCGGACATGCTCAAGGACATGAAGTCCGCCCAGTACGCCCGCCACCGGGACGTCGCCAACCAGCTGGTCGACGTCACCAAGGACATGCGCCGGATCGCCACCCAGGTAGGCAGCATCATCGTCAAGGAATCCTGA
- the pstA gene encoding phosphate ABC transporter permease PstA, with product MTSTLTPVRKRSALTKGQLPKYAPYVVLGIALVLGAAILALIGFNAFGWGVVSAILFAAGLVGWSAAVEGSRKAKDKLATCLVVGAFLVALLPLISVIWTVLVNGIPGLLNPRFLGTSMNGVTGVFDNRAAEGAGPVLGGIYHALLGTVQITLLATVISVPVGLLTAIYLVEYGNDRPLARAITFFVDVMTGIPSIVAGLFAAAFFFAVVGPGTKTGAVAAVALSVLMIPVVVRSSEEMLKIVPNELREASYALGVRKWRTILKVVIPTAISGIASGVTLAIARVIGETAPILVTAGFATSINNNVFSGWMASLPTFIYTQILNPTSPSNPDPSSQRAWGAALVLIILVMLLNLAARLIARIFAPKTGR from the coding sequence ATGACCTCCACCCTGACCCCGGTCCGCAAGCGGTCCGCCCTGACCAAGGGCCAGCTGCCCAAGTACGCGCCCTACGTCGTCCTGGGCATCGCGCTGGTCCTCGGCGCCGCCATCCTCGCGCTGATCGGCTTCAACGCCTTCGGCTGGGGAGTCGTCTCCGCCATTCTCTTTGCCGCCGGCCTCGTGGGATGGAGCGCCGCCGTTGAGGGCTCGCGCAAGGCCAAGGACAAGCTTGCCACCTGCCTTGTGGTGGGGGCCTTCCTGGTGGCGCTGCTCCCGCTGATCTCCGTCATCTGGACCGTCCTGGTCAATGGCATTCCCGGCCTCCTCAACCCCCGGTTCCTCGGCACGTCGATGAACGGCGTGACGGGCGTGTTCGACAACAGGGCGGCCGAAGGTGCCGGGCCGGTGCTCGGCGGCATCTACCACGCGCTTCTCGGCACTGTGCAGATCACCCTGCTGGCCACCGTCATCTCGGTGCCGGTGGGCCTCCTGACGGCGATCTACCTCGTGGAATACGGCAACGACCGCCCGCTGGCCCGCGCCATCACCTTCTTCGTCGATGTCATGACCGGCATCCCGTCCATCGTGGCCGGCCTCTTCGCCGCAGCGTTCTTCTTCGCCGTCGTGGGGCCCGGCACCAAAACCGGCGCCGTGGCCGCCGTCGCACTCTCCGTGCTGATGATCCCGGTGGTGGTCCGCTCCAGTGAGGAAATGCTGAAGATCGTGCCCAACGAGCTTCGCGAGGCCTCCTATGCCCTGGGCGTCCGGAAGTGGCGGACCATCCTCAAGGTGGTCATTCCGACGGCGATCTCGGGCATTGCTTCCGGTGTCACCCTGGCGATCGCCCGCGTCATCGGCGAAACCGCCCCCATCCTGGTGACCGCCGGGTTCGCCACGAGCATCAACAACAACGTGTTCAGCGGTTGGATGGCCTCCCTGCCGACGTTCATCTACACGCAGATCCTGAACCCAACGTCCCCGTCCAACCCCGATCCGTCATCACAGCGGGCCTGGGGCGCAGCCCTGGTGCTGATCATCCTGGTGATGCTGCTGAACCTCGCCGCCCGCCTCATCGCCCGGATCTTCGCACCGAAGACGGGCCGCTAG